In one Lolium rigidum isolate FL_2022 chromosome 3, APGP_CSIRO_Lrig_0.1, whole genome shotgun sequence genomic region, the following are encoded:
- the LOC124700061 gene encoding 63 kDa globulin-like protein encodes MAIRATIPLLFLLASGLLFAGAVGTSREEESRRGEHSLRECQQRCERDRPSYQRAQCVQECRDQQQQWEHEQSHGHGHRGDREHEREQEQGRGDREQEQEQGRGRRGDREHEQSHGHGRRGDREHEREQEQGRGRRGDREQEQEQGRGRRGDREQEHEQDRGRRGDREQEQEQGRGRRGDRQREGQQEQDSRRPYVFGPRSFRSIVRSDQGFIEALRPFNEESRLLRGIKNYRVAIMEVNPRSFVEPGYTDADGIGYVAQGEGVLTVIENGEKRSYTVRQGDVVAAPAGSIMHLANTDGRRKLIIVKILNTISVPGQFQYFLGESLVSSLSKRVQRAAFKSSDERLEKLFGRQGRKKQGFIVRASPEQVRELRRHASEGGQSHHWPFGGDSRSTYNLLEQRPTIANRHGRLYEVDARSFRALGDQDVRVSFANITTGSMTAPYYNTQSVKISVVLEGEGEVEIVCPHLSQDSERHQQGQSEREHQQRGHGSESESESEQQQQEKYQTIRARVSRGSALVVPPGHPAVAISSSRGSNNLQIVCFEINAQKNERVWLAGKNNVLGKLDRPAKELTFGAPAREVDEVLEAQQEEGFFAGPEQQQGHGEEEWRHRGRGEEAVESFLRMATGAF; translated from the exons ATGGCGATCCGAGCGACTATCCCTCTCCTCTTCCTTCTCGCGTCCGGTCTCCTCTTTGCCGGTGCCGTTGGGACCTCcagggaggaggagagcaggcGCGGCGAGCACTCGCTGCGCGAGTGCCAGCAGCGGTGCGAGAGGGACCGCCCGAGCTACCAGCGCGCCCAGTGCGTGCAGGAGTGCAGGGACCAGCAGCAGCAATGGGAGCACGAGCAGAGCCATGGCCACGGCCATCGCGGCGACCGTGAGCATGAGCGTGAGCAGGAGCAGGGTCGCGGCGATCGTGAGCAGGAGCAAGAGCAAGGTCGCGGCCGTCGCGGCGACCGTGAGCACGAGCAGAGCCATGGCCACGGCCGTCGCGGCGATCGTGAGCATGAGCGTGAGCAGGAGCAGGGTCGCGGCCGTCGCGGCGATcgtgagcaggagcaggagcaaggTCGCGGCCGTCGCGGCGACCGTGAGCAGGAGCACGAACAAGATCGCGGCCGTCGCGGCGACcgtgagcaggagcaggagcaaggTCGCGGCCGTCGCGGCGACCGTCAGCGTGAGGGGCAGCAGGAGCAGGACAGCCGCCGGCCGTACGTGTTCGGCCCGCGCAGCTTCCGGAGCATCGTGCGGAGCGACCAGGGCTTCATCGAGGCCCTTCGCCCGTTCAACGAGGAGTCCAGGCTCCTCCGCGGCATCAAGAACTACCGCGTCGCGATCATGGAGGTCAACCCACGCTCCTTCGTCGAGCCGGGGTACACTGACGCCGACGGCATCGGCTACGTCGCTCAAG GCGAGGGGGTGCTGACGGTGATCGAGAACGGCGAGAAGAGGTCCTACACCGTCCGTCAGGGCGATGTCGTCGCGGCGCCGGCCGGGTCGATCATGCACCTGGCCAACACAGACGGCCGGAGGAAGCTGATCATCGTCAAGATTCTCAACACCATCTCCGTGCCCGGCCAGTTCCAG TATTTCTTGGGCGAGTCGCTCGTGTCAAGCTTGAGCAAACGCGTCCAAAGAGCTGCTTTCAAG AGTTCGGATGAGCGGCTGGAGAAGCTGTTCGGGAGGCAGGGCCGGAAGAAGCAGGGGTTCATCGTCCGCGCCTCCCCGGAGCAGGTCCGGGAGCTCCGCCGCCACGCATCCGAGGGCGGCCAGAGCCACCACTGGCCGTTCGGCGGCGACTCGCGCAGCACCTACAACCTCCTGGAGCAGAGGCCCACCATCGCCAACCGCCATGGCCGCCTCTACGAGGTCGACGCCCGCAGCTTCCGCGCCCTCGGCGACCAGGACGTCCGCGTCTCCTTTGCCAACATCACCACT GGCTCCATGACCGCTCCGTACTACAACACGCAGTCCGTCAAGATCTCCGTGGTGCTGGAAGGCGAGGGCGAGGTGGAGATCGTGTGCCCGCACCTGTCGCAAGACAGTGAGCGCCACCAACAAGGCCAGAGCGAGCGGGAGCATCAGCAGAGAGGACATGGCAGCGAGTCGGAGTCTGAgtcggagcagcagcagcaggagaagTACCAGACGATCCGCGCGCGCGTGTCCCGCGGCTCGGCGTTAGTGGTGCCTCCCGGCCACCCCGCCGTTGCAATCTCTTCGTCCCGCGGCAGCAACAACCTCCAGATCGTGTGCTTCGAGATCAACGCCCAGAAGAACGAGAGAGTGTGGCTCGCCGGGAAGAACAACGTGCTGGGGAAGCTGGACAGGCCTGCCAAGGAGCTGACGTTCGGCGCGCCCGCGAGGGAGGTTGACGAGGTGCTCGAGGCCCAGCAGGAGGAGGGCTTCTTCGCCGGACCAGAGCAGCAGCAGGGGCATGGGGAGGAGGAATGGCGCCACCGTGGTCGTggggaggaggcggtggagagTTTCCTGAGGATGGCGACCGGTGCTTTCTGA